aaaaattaaattcacacATAAAAgagaatattataatatatatatatatatatatatatatatatatatatatatatatatatatatatatatatatatatatatatatatatatatatatatatatataattaaatttatttattcagtTTATGTGGACAACAGAAACTGAACAGCCATTGCTGACCAATGGTATGTCAGAGGTTTCACACCTGGGCATATTCATGAACATGACCAACTTCTCGGTCGAGTTTTGCAATCGacaatttgtttttcttaaatattACGATTCTTTGACTATAATCAATTTGTTTATAGAagatttgaaaacttaaaaaaggCGTAAAGTGCTTAAGCCGACACGCAACAATTACTTAATTTGTGTTTTGAATAAAGACAATGATTCTTGCatagtaattatatataataactgcacaactttattcatatgaGATAGAATTCATGTGAATGAGACCTATCGCATGAATCTTATTCCATGCGAGTAAAattgtgtaattattatatatagttatcatgcaaaaataaaaaataaaaaataaaaaattattctaaaaagtaTTGCTTGAGTAGTACTCCTTTCTAGTTGGGACCTGGATGGTGCATTAAGATGCACGTAGCTCAATAGTCAACATGATTGATGAACAACCAACCACAACCCCATGCGTTCACTCCTCAACAACTTCATTTTCACAAgggaaatgataaaaatatttttagtgcACAATAGGTGCACTACTCAAGGTATATTGGGGTGGCATTTAATGTATGGGTCTCATTTCAATGTGTCTTATAGTAGTGTACTTGTTGTACACTAGAAGTGCATGGATCATTCCCCGATATTTTTTTGCCCAGAAATAGAggattaggttttttttttttttttgacatatccacACAAGATGCGGAGGAAAtattcgaattagtgacctctGTTTTATGAAGCGTAATCCCCAATTGATTGATCTACCCATTGGAGACCAGAGGATTGGGTTGTGATTCTTGTGAATGACCTTGTTGGGGTCATTTATGGACCCAATTCCTATTTATTGTTCTTAATTTTGGCATTGTATTTTCGTAGATAAGATCTTCTCAATatcaaatgaaattgatactattcatttatggtcaagatttaaagttgatgcatctaatggtatacataatttcacattatttaattttttaaaaaacgtgATAATGTTAACTTAATATACACTGTTAAATGCACAAACTTCAAATCTTAACCTTAgtatctatttcatttaatgaaattggGGAATcctattctattttcttttgagtTTGTTGTTGGGAAGTTCAATccctcttgattttttattccCATGTAATCCTTTTCCCAGTATCaaatagaaataaattaaaaaaaagtgttaaattTTAGGGGTTAAATAAGCTCtgagtccctgagttttgataactttattttttagtatctgagtttcaattcgcatcacagatgatacctccgttttgaaaaaatattaaattagtacctcaatctaattttctttccaaaaactaacggcctgCTATGTGTCAACCCCTGAGAGTTGACacgtgttttagtataaaaaattaattaaaatattaaaaacttaaaaaaaaaatttgaaaaaaaaaaaagaaaaagaaaaaggaaaagaagagaggtgGCTTACCATGGGGtgaccggccacccccattttggccaagggagcCACCCTCttgaccggtctggggtggcctaaaccaccccatgggggatggttcggccaccccatggcaaaaaaaaaaaaaaaatatcaagagcCCATGGGAGTGATTCGGCCACCTCCAAGAGCCAAAACCTTtgatcaattttatttatttatttttttttttctaccatgGCCACCCCAAACTGGTGAAGAGTGTGCTTGAGccacccttcttcttcttcttcttcttttttttttttttcttttttttttcaatttttttttaagtttttaatattttaattaattttttattttttatttttttatactgaAAGATGTGTCAACTCCTGGGGGCTGTTAGTTATTTAATGAAAAACTtaactaaaatattaatttgattttttttaaaataaaaatattatttatgatacaaattaaaactcaaatactaaaaaataaaattttcacaacCCAGGGCTAACCACATATTTAAATCGTCTGATTACAAAGTCAACGAGTCAGTTCCTATTTATTGCTCGGCGGAGAACCTCAATTATTATTATCCTAaagttgttgactagttgggtGTGGGTAGGACAGCTCCACATGGATCTTTATCCTCTCCATTTGACCAGttcttctaaaaacaaaatttatttttgggcaGATACATGTTAACATTGTAAAATTGAGTACTTCATCCAAAATAGAAGACAGAATAGATTTTGCTTAAGATTTGTTGATTATATATTATAAGCCGAACTGAGACCAAACTACAAACAAAGGAAAATACATAACCACGGGAGCAAACCAGAAAACCGAGCCTCAAAACAGAAGTTAGAGGGTGAAATGCTAATTCTCTTTCAAGTGCATATTTTTAGATTAATTACCATTTAATTGtagattcaataataattttaactaTCACGACaaaaatatatagtatatacacaaCAGAATATATACCATCAGATCGATGATCTTTTCAAAGAACATTTAGGAGGAAAAATTGTCAGATTTGCAGTCGTGTCAATCTTGATATTAGGAGTACACAAGCAGGGTGATTATTAACCGAAAATAATCGATAACCGCTAATAACTGACAACAACCGCTaatcaagaaaatcaaaaaactaaaaataacgGCAATCAAATAATCGGATAATCGGGTACTCGGTTGCGGTTATCGGTAACTAgttctaattattattattattattttttttatatatatatatatatatatataagttttttatGAGTAGTTTGATACCCGTTGACAAACtgctaagagcactagcaacagCTTTCTTAAATCCTATTCTCTTTTCCAAATGtaagaaaaactcataaaaaaactTATTGATTCAGATTTCCTTATTGTTCCTTAAACTAATAAACACAGGGAACCAAAACTTATTTCCTAAATCTAGGTAAGTAAAAGTGGtttccttaacattattttaatattgaatttttttttttttttttttctctcattcctctaacatttattttaaacaatatttaaatgatttttctttcctctaacatttaatttaatttaaagaatatttaggttttttgaaataagtgagTTTCTCTCTCTGCtgaagagagagaagctctcgaGAAATTTTCCTTCAGAGGGGAAGAGGCCTCGGTTTCACAGTGAAGGGGGAGGGAGGCGTGACACCTCCCTCCTCCCTAGTGTTTTTTCCTCCTAGCCCTTCTGGCTATGGAGGCTTTTGTTCTCTCCTGGTTGTTCCAGGGGAGTTTTGTTCTCCCTGGTTTTTGTCTCCAGTGGAGCTGATCTCCTCCTAGTCCTCTGGGACTATGGAGCTTTTCTTtggtttgttttctttgttttttcttagttGTTATGGCAGAAAAGCTCATCTAGAGTTGGCTTTTGGGGAAGTTTTTCTTCTTATGTCTCCGGCATTCCAAGTCAGATCTACAGTTTGTTACCGGTTTCTTCACGACACGCGCCCCTCCACTGGCCTCCCAGTCTTCTTCCGGTCCAGTCGCCGCCAACCACGGCCGTGTGGGTCCTCCTTGCTCGGCGCGTGGCTTGCACGCGTCAGGGTGGTTTCCGCCTTGGGCCGCGCGTGTGGGCCACGTTCTGCTTTTCCAGCTGTGTTCGGTGCTGTCCGGTGTTCTCTGGTGGTCGGTCGTGCAGGGATAACTCCGGGGATGGCGCGTGGCCTCCACGCGCTGTCTCTCCGGCGTCGGAATTCCTCCCCGACGGTGGCTCtgttgttttgagttttttctgTGCTGTTTGTATATTCCCTTGTTGACTGTGTGTCTCACAGTGTCTTTGTAGTGCACAAATACTTACTGGACTTATTTGTAGTGGTGTTGCTTAAGGGTTGTTCatgtaatatttgtgtattgtttagACAACTGCTTTGTCAGATTTGTGTCTGACTGAATGTTGGGGTGTCTTGTACCTCTCATTCTATCTCTGTAATGCCTCTGGGCTTTTAGAAATGAAAGGAGCACATGcttctttgttcaaaaaaaaaaaaaaaatttaaagaatattgagCTACTACATGGAGGACAAGAATTCTCTCTATTTCATGCTCAGCATTTAAAGTTGGTGCATTGTAcatgatttcatattatttaaattttttaaaagacgtgctaatattgacttcatatacatcATTAAATGCACTAACTTTAAATCACGACTATGAAACAGATactattattttcatttgaaattgagatgatgttattatatatacggaaaaagtaaaaagaagcTGTTGTAAaatgaatttaaataaaaaaaaaaattagttgtctaaattaagaaaaagtttaaaaagaGCTGTCTAAATGCAATAAAAGCGCCTATTATTCAGCTTGACTTTTTATGCTTAATTAATTGGATTGGCATCAACGGACTACAAGTCGAaataatattctactttttttaaaaaaataaattatattttattcaattttttaaaattttatcttacaaAGTCAAACATCGTAATTcgcacaataaatttaaataatattcggATTCAACATCAAACCAAACATAAGAAAATCGACTTTAATTTGAACCTTCGTTTATTATCGCCTAGTTGACTTGGTCTCTTTTAATACGATAGGTCGTtaccacaattttattttttttattttttttttctattaaatgaGTGGCAAAGCGAAAGAGGAGGATTACAGCTTTACAGGGGGGATTACAAAGGGGACCGGAGCCATTTCTCCTTGGAAGTTCCTCACCCTTTGCAAAAATGTCCGGAACTTGTCTGCTACTTCAGTTCTTATCCCTCACCTGCTTACTTTCACAGTTCTTTCATACTTGCCTCGGCGATGTCGGCACGGCGGCCTGGTATTCTCCCCCATATTTACGTAAGTACCCTCACCTATATACATATCTCAAAGCCGTCATCAATTCATTCACTCCATGATCTTACACAATAATTTTCTGAtcgtttattatatatatatagccacgGCATGTTATGGAAGCGACCCCTCTCCATTCCCATCAAGCAATTTGTTTGCGACGGCCGGTGACGGAATATGGGACAATGGCGCGTCGTGCGGGAGGCAGTACTTGGTGAGGTGCATCAGTGCTTCAAAAAGGGATGTTTGTGTTAAAGACCAGACAATTCAGATTAAGATTATCGATTATTTTGGTTCAGCGCCTTCTTTGCCGTCAATTAATGGCACCACCATGGTTTTGTCCAAGACTGCTTTCGAGACTATAGCAAATGCAACCGTTGCTGATAAATTCATCAATATTGAATTTCAACAgtaattttcttcttcaccTTGATCACCCTGCTAATTAATCTGCTTCAATTCTCATTATAACAAACACATCCCATgcattgaattttcttttcttttctctttcctttattCCCACCTAATCCTATGCCGACATTGAATCAACTTTTAACTACtgttctgaaaaaaaaaaaaaaagaaaaggtgttgagactttaaaaataaattgaaggaTGATTttcttacaatatatatatatatatgatcatttCCAAGTTGAAtagaaatattttttgtatatatacttGTCTTTAGTTCTATGGCGtgcaatattaatatataaatattctcgtttgaaattttttcttttatataatgtttgaattattattattattattattttaattttgttttttgaattattttttgaaagatagTGTATATATTCCGTGTAGGGTATGATATGCGAAATGGCGTTGGATTGATTTGTCTCTCAACTTTCAATGGATGAATGATGAAGAAATGCAATTCTAGAACCTTTTGATTGGGGATTTGTatttgtaagattttttttatatatatatttcaataacGCGTATATAATATATCTCATGTGTCAATTTTTACTAAATAAATCAAAGGGGAGAACCTTTCGTTATCGCGGAACTTTCTTGCGTGTCTTTGGTGTTGGAAACTTCTGCATCAACTAGCTAGTCCTCGGCACTTGCCAACCCCTTACGCAAACGGCGAATTGTTAACATCAAACAGTAATATTAAATAACAGAGAAATGCTACGCGCTCGATATCACTCGCACACTTTCGAGTGTATGTTTCTTGGCGtgttaataaaaattatcattaggtAGGGATATAGTAcgtttacaatttttatataattttaataaaatttttttttttatataattttaataattttttttttaaaaaaaaaaattaatcactgAATATGTAAGATtcacatgtaagaaaacaaatccaataattaatattgaattttatatctaatggtaattttcacCGTCATGTCAGAGAGTATAAATTTAGATCAAGAGtgtttaacatttttctaaatAATATTCATGTAattaactttcaattttttttttatttatttatttttttttttaaaaaaaaaaaaaagaatgatggtcgtttttgttaaaatttttgtttgtcttgcattttttattttaaaaacaaatacattgacataataatgctacatactacaCTTTCATCTTTCCCTTAttttattgagctgatttgaaAGTGCTCATCAACTATTGAGTTTtgaggaaaatgatatttagctCTTAGGTTTTTATCGATTTGAATTTAGCctttgagtttttaatttcaagaataaggATGGTCTTTaggtagggatgtaaataaatcagtccgttcgacagcccgctcgatacccgctcggtttagcccgatccgaactcgagctcgatactgtagaaacttaATCGTTACTGTAAAAACCCGCTCGATttgtaagtgatacatacctgactcgctcgacaaaactcgataggggctcgcgagcttatctcgtttaaagctcgaccggatcgctcgcccgactcattagctcgttcatatcttacatatatattagtaaatagtaaatatagtataatatatatagtgttacatattaattataatactttgataacaatatttagtatgttaaattaacatattaagttattaatagttagtatataacaatataacaatattaaatagttagcatatatatatatatataaacacatatatcacaccacacatggttaacaatagttatatattatacttatattttagttacttagttatatagaatatattagacttactatttgttcatgttatacatataccatagtttatactttctacttatatataataacatattgttaatttgttacttataaactatagttatgtcctatattttataatatgccttatatagttacatattatatatttttgttattaataaatgcatagaggttgttcataaacttgggttTGAATTCTGTTTTGattactcattgaaaaatttaatagtctacatcGAACTCtaattgagccgagcttgtccagtaacccggctcggctcgaatgtcattttcaacgaactcgagcttgagctcgagctcgcccgagttttaaacgagctaagcttgaacatgcaatttatagctcggctcgaattcaagctcgactatttaggctcgactcataaatgagccagtcttgaaatctttaAACTCGACtcagctcggctcgattacatccctatcTTTAGGTTTtgccaaaattttaaataggtcaTTCTATCACTTTTCTATCAAGATGAATAGTTTATCATATGTCACATATATCTCAATTAACATAATAATGTTCATATCAACACCTAATATGAATGTCATATTATTAAGAGTcaaatcatttataaaaaattaataatataacaatttttttttttttttaaaaaaaatttctttttttatatcttAATATCCTAGATTTGTAGTAttagagaaaaaatattaactttGTTGCTGAGATAGATCCTGGTGTGTCAGAGGAGATACAcgtgaaaatagaaaattgttaaCTTTGACGGTAAAGTGATCATAGATGGACCAATTTAAAACTTAAggattttattcttaaaattgaaaattcaaagattaaattcaaataagatgaaaatttaGGGGTTAAATATGATATttcccttatttatttattattttattttttaataggattGATGGGCAGGCATACAACCAGAAATTTTTATTAGAGAGGATCAATAcgtgaatgaaaaatatattaagatacaacgccaaaatattaaaataaaatatatcaaaataggaGGTCAAATAATTAGTCTAGATTATATCCAACATTGCCGAGAgccaaggaaagaaaaaatgttttaaagacTTAAGAAATGAAGCCATCTTCATTTACGTTACTGTCATCCATGACAAACAAATGGAACAAAGAAAACCGCAAAAGTAAAAAGACAAACaaccatttgaaaaaatttaatagttgtttatgtaagaatatataatttaagaaagagatcatgagaacaagaaagataaacataaaattaaggtAGTTCGGTTTATGATTTATATCTACACGTCAAAGCCTTTTCTTTGGTTACATCTTTCCTTAAtgtatttgattgtatacaagactttatttttagagaaatagtCTAAACATTACAAgtctcttctacttctacactaataataatttatcatcttgtaactcttgtcttttGAGTGTATGTAACTTTTGTCTCTTGAATGCTTGTAACCTCTGTCTCTTGAGTTCTTGGAACTGTTGTCTTAATACGCCTCCGCAAACCCAATGGTATAACGCAAACGTTGAGGTTTGATCTTGAACATCAAAGggctagaagaagaaaaaaaatggttacaATGGCATGAATTGGAACATCGGTTTCTATGACCAAAATTTGGACTTCAACGACTATGGTCGAGACTTGTACATCGGCGACTTTGGCCGGCATTGGCTATTATGGCCAGAATTTGGACATTGGCAACTTTGGCCGGAAGCGGCTACTATTGCCAGAATTGAGCCAACTATAAGCATGAAACCTCTTtgggcattttttttatttttttattttttcaacaagaGAGAATTGGGTGGTGGTATTTGCTAGTAAAGGAAACAATGGCAATGCGGTATGTCATCTTAACAAAGAGAGAGACTCACATGGGTGTGGGGTGGGCACAAAATGAGAAAATATAGAAGAATGagaaaactcaagaaaaaaaaaaggcacacgATGAATATTTTTGgggattttgattttggttatgattgaagatgaaaaataatgagtgaaaccccccaaaaaaaaaaaaaaattggcacaaGATCGAATACTGacgttagcctatagctctgatatCATATAAGaactaataaaaatttaaagagagatAAAGGAAAGAGAAGAAACATAGATTTTTTGTAGTTCGACCTATGCCTTACATCCACACGTCAAAGCCTTTTCTTTGGCTACATATTtccttaatatttttaattgtatacaagactcaatttatagaaaaagaatctaaatgttacaagtctcttctacttctacactaataataatttatcatcttgtaactcttgtctcttgagtgcaTGTAACTTTTGTCTCTTGAATGCTTATAACCCTTGTCTCTTGAGTTCATGTAACTCTTGCCTCAATAGTTTAATCACTAGGTAGCGTTTGGCATCTTTACTAATTTCATTGCATTCACAAGTTTTTCTAGGGATCAAAATACATTCTACAATTTGCACCTTAATAAGACTGGGGTCTGGGAGGAGACATGGCCGGCCTATACCAGTCTCCTCTTGTTTCGTCTCTGCTAATGGACACTGTCACATTAATCCAGTAGAATAAAGGTAAAATGTGGATATAGTATATAGAATTATtctaacaaacaatttaaaacacaaaatacttttaaaaaataaaaaaatagttttcacatttatttatcatttaaatattttttaaaaaatcaaaacaaaaaatatcccacaaaagacAAGAATAAACATACCCTTTCTTTAcctatgtaaaaaaaaataatggttaaaTACTATTTTGATACTTTAGATTTTGCAAGTTTTTCAAACAGTTttcaaaattgacattttttatagCTGGattttgcaatttcttttttagaaagGTTTGGTTGCATCTCTGTAAATTTcttgtaaaatatttattttttctttacagatttaatggtaaatttgcaaaaaaaaaaaaaaaagtacaggAAAGTGATATATGTACGTGTAAcatgtttctctttttcttttttcttttaaatgatccgttaaaaaaaattaatggcaaTTCACAAATTCGTGTGCCACTTCAAATCACGCcatacatcaattttttttattgaaaaatgttttttttttcttttttttcatcttttgtatatttatgTAATTATGTGCAGtttttttacaaagaaaaatgatataaataaatctcatacaaatcttatttttaaatttaccattatATTTATGCGATTCATAATGgatttcataaattcaatagtagatttaaaacttaaatgtataaaaatatatatgagatgtATGTCTTATTTCTCTTAAaccaattattaaatttgtgtacgcatgagttttaaaa
The Alnus glutinosa chromosome 14, dhAlnGlut1.1, whole genome shotgun sequence genome window above contains:
- the LOC133857607 gene encoding EG45-like domain containing protein 2 — translated: MSGTCLLLQFLSLTCLLSQFFHTCLGDVGTAAWYSPPYLPTACYGSDPSPFPSSNLFATAGDGIWDNGASCGRQYLVRCISASKRDVCVKDQTIQIKIIDYFGSAPSLPSINGTTMVLSKTAFETIANATVADKFINIEFQQV